The following are encoded together in the Haemorhous mexicanus isolate bHaeMex1 chromosome 39, bHaeMex1.pri, whole genome shotgun sequence genome:
- the LOC132341376 gene encoding uncharacterized protein LOC132341376 isoform X4 has product MQITPRCAVGVAQVCKWLPGMQWVWPRYANNSQVCNGCGRGMQITPRCAVGVAQVCKWLPGVQRAWPRYANNSQVCSGRGPGMQITPRCAVGVAQVCKLLPGVQWAWPRCVDYSHVCNGRGPGMQIAPRCAVGVAQVCKWLPGVQRAWPRYANNSQVCSGRGPGMQIAPRCAMGVAQVCKLLPGVLWVWPVCGLFPGVQWAWPRYTNCSQVCSGRGPGVQRAWPRCACSPSHSPPPPPRAINAPGHTCRSHLCLYLGGGDGGGGESGPGERGGAQVGPRCPWGGSQVGLRYPGGSQVGLRYPGGSQVGPRWVPGGFQVGPRYPGGSQVGSRWVPGVPGGFQVGLRWVSGGFQVSRWVPGGSQVGSRWVPGVSQVGPRYPGGSQVCGEGLRWVSGGSQVFREGPRWSQVVPGVSRWVPGVQGGSQVCPGGSQVFREGPRCPRKVPGEFQVPRESPRRVPGVPRCGQVCPGVPRCSPQ; this is encoded by the exons ATGCAAATAACTCCCAGGTGTGCAGTGGGTGTGGCCCAG GTATGCAAATGGCTCCCAGGTATGCAGTGGGTGTGGCCCAGGTATGCAAATAACTCCCAGGTGTGCAATGGGTGTGGCCGAGGTATGCAAATAACTCCCAGGTGTGCAGTGGGCGTGGCCCAGGTATGCAAATGGCTCCCAGGTGTGCAGCGGGCGTGGCCCAGGTATGCAAATAACTCCCAGGTGTGCAGTGGGCGTGGCCCAG GTATGCAAATAACTCCCAGGTGTGCAGTGGGCGTGGCCCAGGTATGCAAATTGCTCCCAGGTGTGCAATGGGCGTGGCCCAGGTGTGTGGATTATTCCCATGTGTGCAATGGGCGTGGCCCAGGTATGCAAATTGCTCCCAGGTGTGCTGTGGGTGTGGCCCAGGTATGCAAATGGCTCCCAGGTGTGCAGCGGGCGTGGCCCAGGTATGCAAATAACTCCCAGGTGTGCAGTGGGCGTGGCCCAGGTATGCAAATTGCTCCCAGGTGTGCAATGGGCGTGGCCCAG GTATGCAAATTGCTCCCAGGTGTGCTGTGGGTGTGGCCCGTCTGTGGATTATTCCCAGGTGTGCAATGGGCGTGGCCCAGGTATACAAATTGCTCCCAGGTGTGCAGCGGGCGTGGCCCAG GTGTGCAGCGGGCGTGGCCCAGGTGTGCCTGTAGCCCCTCCcactccccccctccccccccccgaGCAATAAAcgcacctggacacacctgccGGAGTCACCTGTGCCTTTATTtggggggaggggatggggggggaggggaatcGGGTCCAGGTGAGCGGGGAGGGGCCCAGGTGGGCCCCAGGTGTCcatggggggggtcccaggtgggtctCAGGTATCCAGGTGGGTCTCAG GTGGGTCTCAGGTATCCAGGTGGGTCCCAG GTGGGTCCCAGGTGGGTCCCAGGTGGGTTCCAGGTGGGTCCCAGGTATCCAGGTGGGTCCCAGGTGGGTTCCAGGTGGgttccaggtgtcccaggtgggttCCAGGTGGGTCTCAGGTGGGTCTCAGGTGGGTTCCAGGTATCCAGGTGGGTTCCAG GTGGGTCTCAGGTGGGTTCCAGGTGGGttccaggtgtgtctcaggtggGTCCCAGGTATCCAGGTGGGTCCCAGGTGTGTGGGGAGGGTCTCAGGTGGGTCTCAG gtgggtCTCAGGTGTTCAGGGAGGGTCCCAGGtggtcccaggt ggtcccaggtgtgtccaggtgggtCCCAGGTGTTCAGGGAgggtcccaggtgtgtccaggtgggtCTCAGGTGTTCAGGGAGGGTCCCAGGTG
- the LOC132341376 gene encoding uncharacterized protein LOC132341376 isoform X5, with the protein MQITPRCAVGVAQVCKWLPGMQWVWPRYANNSQVCNGCGRGMQITPRCAVGVAQVCKWLPGVQRAWPRYANNSQVCSGRGPGMQITPRCAVGVAQVCKLLPGVQWAWPRCVDYSHVCNGRGPGMQIAPRCAVGVAQVCKWLPGVQRAWPRYANNSQVCSGRGPGMQIAPRCAMGVAQVCKLLPGVLWVWPVCGLFPGVQWAWPRYTNCSQVCSGRGPGVQRAWPRCACSPSHSPPPPPRAINAPGHTCRSHLCLYLGGGDGGGGESGPGERGGAQVGPRCPWGGSQVGLRYPGGSQVGLRYPGGSQVGPGGFQVGSRWVPGGSQVGSRWVPGIQVGPRWVPGGFQVSQVGSRWVSGGSQVGSRYPGGFQVGLRWVPGGFQVCLRWVPGIQVGPRCVGRVSGGSQVGLRCSGRVPGGPRWSQVCPGGSQVFREGPRCPRKVPGEFQVPRESPRRVPGVPRCGQVCPGVPRCSPQ; encoded by the exons ATGCAAATAACTCCCAGGTGTGCAGTGGGTGTGGCCCAG GTATGCAAATGGCTCCCAGGTATGCAGTGGGTGTGGCCCAGGTATGCAAATAACTCCCAGGTGTGCAATGGGTGTGGCCGAGGTATGCAAATAACTCCCAGGTGTGCAGTGGGCGTGGCCCAGGTATGCAAATGGCTCCCAGGTGTGCAGCGGGCGTGGCCCAGGTATGCAAATAACTCCCAGGTGTGCAGTGGGCGTGGCCCAG GTATGCAAATAACTCCCAGGTGTGCAGTGGGCGTGGCCCAGGTATGCAAATTGCTCCCAGGTGTGCAATGGGCGTGGCCCAGGTGTGTGGATTATTCCCATGTGTGCAATGGGCGTGGCCCAGGTATGCAAATTGCTCCCAGGTGTGCTGTGGGTGTGGCCCAGGTATGCAAATGGCTCCCAGGTGTGCAGCGGGCGTGGCCCAGGTATGCAAATAACTCCCAGGTGTGCAGTGGGCGTGGCCCAGGTATGCAAATTGCTCCCAGGTGTGCAATGGGCGTGGCCCAG GTATGCAAATTGCTCCCAGGTGTGCTGTGGGTGTGGCCCGTCTGTGGATTATTCCCAGGTGTGCAATGGGCGTGGCCCAGGTATACAAATTGCTCCCAGGTGTGCAGCGGGCGTGGCCCAG GTGTGCAGCGGGCGTGGCCCAGGTGTGCCTGTAGCCCCTCCcactccccccctccccccccccgaGCAATAAAcgcacctggacacacctgccGGAGTCACCTGTGCCTTTATTtggggggaggggatggggggggaggggaatcGGGTCCAGGTGAGCGGGGAGGGGCCCAGGTGGGCCCCAGGTGTCcatggggggggtcccaggtgggtctCAGGTATCCAGGTGGGTCTCAG GTGGGTCTCAGGTATCCAGGTGGGTCCCAGGTGGGTCCAGGTGGGTTCCAGGTGGGTTCTAGGTGGGTCCCAGGTGGGTCCCAGGTGGGTTCCAGGTGGGTCCCAGGTATCCAGGTGGGTCCCAGGTGGGTTCCAGGTGGgttccaggtgtcccaggtgggttCCAGGTGGGTCTCAGGTGGGTCTCAGGTGGGTTCCAGGTATCCAGGTGGGTTCCAG GTGGGTCTCAGGTGGGTTCCAGGTGGGttccaggtgtgtctcaggtggGTCCCAGGTATCCAGGTGGGTCCCAGGTGTGTGGGGAGGGTCTCAGGTGGGTCTCAG gtgggtCTCAGGTGTTCAGGGAGGGTCCCAGGtggtcccaggt ggtcccaggtgtgtccaggtgggtCTCAGGTGTTCAGGGAGGGTCCCAGGTG
- the LOC132341376 gene encoding uncharacterized protein LOC132341376 isoform X8, which produces MQITPRCAVGVAQVCKWLPGMQWVWPRYANNSQVCNGCGRGMQITPRCAVGVAQVCKWLPGVQRAWPRYANNSQVCSGRGPGMQITPRCAVGVAQVCKLLPGVQWAWPRCVDYSHVCNGRGPGMQIAPRCAVGVAQVCKWLPGVQRAWPRYANNSQVCSGRGPGMQIAPRCAMGVAQVCKLLPGVLWVWPVCGLFPGVQWAWPRYTNCSQVCSGRGPGVQRAWPRCACSPSHSPPPPPRAINAPGHTCRSHLCLYLGGGDGGGGESGPGERGGAQVGPRCPWGGSQVGLRYPGGSQVGLRYPGGSQVGPRWVPGGFQVGPRYPGGSQVGSRWVPGVPGGFQVGLRWVSGGFQVSRWVPGGSQVGSRWVPGVSQVGPRYPGGSQVCGEGLRWVSGVQGGSQVVPGVSRWVSGGSQVFREGPRCPRKVPGEFQVPRESPRRVPGVPRCGQVCPGVPRCSPQ; this is translated from the exons ATGCAAATAACTCCCAGGTGTGCAGTGGGTGTGGCCCAG GTATGCAAATGGCTCCCAGGTATGCAGTGGGTGTGGCCCAGGTATGCAAATAACTCCCAGGTGTGCAATGGGTGTGGCCGAGGTATGCAAATAACTCCCAGGTGTGCAGTGGGCGTGGCCCAGGTATGCAAATGGCTCCCAGGTGTGCAGCGGGCGTGGCCCAGGTATGCAAATAACTCCCAGGTGTGCAGTGGGCGTGGCCCAG GTATGCAAATAACTCCCAGGTGTGCAGTGGGCGTGGCCCAGGTATGCAAATTGCTCCCAGGTGTGCAATGGGCGTGGCCCAGGTGTGTGGATTATTCCCATGTGTGCAATGGGCGTGGCCCAGGTATGCAAATTGCTCCCAGGTGTGCTGTGGGTGTGGCCCAGGTATGCAAATGGCTCCCAGGTGTGCAGCGGGCGTGGCCCAGGTATGCAAATAACTCCCAGGTGTGCAGTGGGCGTGGCCCAGGTATGCAAATTGCTCCCAGGTGTGCAATGGGCGTGGCCCAG GTATGCAAATTGCTCCCAGGTGTGCTGTGGGTGTGGCCCGTCTGTGGATTATTCCCAGGTGTGCAATGGGCGTGGCCCAGGTATACAAATTGCTCCCAGGTGTGCAGCGGGCGTGGCCCAG GTGTGCAGCGGGCGTGGCCCAGGTGTGCCTGTAGCCCCTCCcactccccccctccccccccccgaGCAATAAAcgcacctggacacacctgccGGAGTCACCTGTGCCTTTATTtggggggaggggatggggggggaggggaatcGGGTCCAGGTGAGCGGGGAGGGGCCCAGGTGGGCCCCAGGTGTCcatggggggggtcccaggtgggtctCAGGTATCCAGGTGGGTCTCAG GTGGGTCTCAGGTATCCAGGTGGGTCCCAG GTGGGTCCCAGGTGGGTCCCAGGTGGGTTCCAGGTGGGTCCCAGGTATCCAGGTGGGTCCCAGGTGGGTTCCAGGTGGgttccaggtgtcccaggtgggttCCAGGTGGGTCTCAGGTGGGTCTCAGGTGGGTTCCAGGTATCCAGGTGGGTTCCAG GTGGGTCTCAGGTGGGTTCCAGGTGGGttccaggtgtgtctcaggtggGTCCCAGGTATCCAGGTGGGTCCCAGGTGTGTGGGGAGGGTCTCAGGTGGGTCTCAGGTGTTCAGGGAGGGTCCCAGGtggtcccaggtgtgtccaggtgggtCTCAG gtgggtCTCAGGTGTTCAGGGAGGGTCCCAGGTG
- the LOC132341376 gene encoding uncharacterized protein LOC132341376 isoform X16, whose product MQITPRCAVGVAQVCKWLPGMQWVWPRYANNSQVCNGCGRGMQITPRCAVGVAQVCKWLPGVQRAWPRYANNSQVCSGRGPGMQITPRCAVGVAQVCKLLPGVQWAWPRCVDYSHVCNGRGPGMQIAPRCAVGVAQVCKWLPGVQRAWPRYANNSQVCSGRGPGMQIAPRCAMGVAQVCKLLPGVLWVWPVCGLFPGVQWAWPRYTNCSQVCSGRGPGVQRAWPRCACSPSHSPPPPPRAINAPGHTCRSHLCLYLGGGDGGGGESGPGERGGAQVGPRCPWGGSQVGLRYPGGSQVGLRYPGGSQVGPRWVPGGFQVGPRYPGGSQVGSRWVPGVPGGFQVGLRWVSGGFQVSRWVPGGSQVGSRWVPGVQGGSQVCPGGSQVFREGPRCPRKVPGEFQVPRESPRRVPGVPRCGQVCPGVPRCSPQ is encoded by the exons ATGCAAATAACTCCCAGGTGTGCAGTGGGTGTGGCCCAG GTATGCAAATGGCTCCCAGGTATGCAGTGGGTGTGGCCCAGGTATGCAAATAACTCCCAGGTGTGCAATGGGTGTGGCCGAGGTATGCAAATAACTCCCAGGTGTGCAGTGGGCGTGGCCCAGGTATGCAAATGGCTCCCAGGTGTGCAGCGGGCGTGGCCCAGGTATGCAAATAACTCCCAGGTGTGCAGTGGGCGTGGCCCAG GTATGCAAATAACTCCCAGGTGTGCAGTGGGCGTGGCCCAGGTATGCAAATTGCTCCCAGGTGTGCAATGGGCGTGGCCCAGGTGTGTGGATTATTCCCATGTGTGCAATGGGCGTGGCCCAGGTATGCAAATTGCTCCCAGGTGTGCTGTGGGTGTGGCCCAGGTATGCAAATGGCTCCCAGGTGTGCAGCGGGCGTGGCCCAGGTATGCAAATAACTCCCAGGTGTGCAGTGGGCGTGGCCCAGGTATGCAAATTGCTCCCAGGTGTGCAATGGGCGTGGCCCAG GTATGCAAATTGCTCCCAGGTGTGCTGTGGGTGTGGCCCGTCTGTGGATTATTCCCAGGTGTGCAATGGGCGTGGCCCAGGTATACAAATTGCTCCCAGGTGTGCAGCGGGCGTGGCCCAG GTGTGCAGCGGGCGTGGCCCAGGTGTGCCTGTAGCCCCTCCcactccccccctccccccccccgaGCAATAAAcgcacctggacacacctgccGGAGTCACCTGTGCCTTTATTtggggggaggggatggggggggaggggaatcGGGTCCAGGTGAGCGGGGAGGGGCCCAGGTGGGCCCCAGGTGTCcatggggggggtcccaggtgggtctCAGGTATCCAGGTGGGTCTCAG GTGGGTCTCAGGTATCCAGGTGGGTCCCAG GTGGGTCCCAGGTGGGTCCCAGGTGGGTTCCAGGTGGGTCCCAGGTATCCAGGTGGGTCCCAGGTGGGTTCCAGGTGGgttccaggtgtcccaggtgggttCCAGGTGGGTCTCAGGTGGGTCTCAGGTGGGTTCCAGGTATCCAGGTGGGTTCCAG GTGGGTCTCAGGTGGGTTCCAG gtgggtCCCAGGTGTTCAGGGAgggtcccaggtgtgtccaggtgggtCTCAGGTGTTCAGGGAGGGTCCCAGGTG
- the LOC132341376 gene encoding spidroin-2-like isoform X11, which yields MQITPRCAVGVAQVCKWLPGMQWVWPRYANNSQVCNGCGRGMQITPRCAVGVAQVCKWLPGVQRAWPRYANNSQVCSGRGPGMQITPRCAVGVAQVCKLLPGVQWAWPRCVDYSHVCNGRGPGMQIAPRCAVGVAQVCKWLPGVQRAWPRYANNSQVCSGRGPGMQIAPRCAMGVAQVCKLLPGVLWVWPVCGLFPGVQWAWPRYTNCSQVCSGRGPGVQRAWPRCACSPSHSPPPPPRAINAPGHTCRSHLCLYLGGGDGGGGESGPGERGGAQVGPRCPWGGSQVGLRYPGGSQVGLRYPGGSQVGPRWVPGGFQVGPRYPGGSQVGSRWVPGVPGGFQVGLRWVSGGFQVSRWVPGGSQVGSRWVPGVSQVGPRYPGGSQVGLRCSGRVPGGPRWSQVCPGGSQVFREGPRCPRKVPGEFQVPRESPRRVPGVPRCGQVCPGVPRCSPQ from the exons ATGCAAATAACTCCCAGGTGTGCAGTGGGTGTGGCCCAG GTATGCAAATGGCTCCCAGGTATGCAGTGGGTGTGGCCCAGGTATGCAAATAACTCCCAGGTGTGCAATGGGTGTGGCCGAGGTATGCAAATAACTCCCAGGTGTGCAGTGGGCGTGGCCCAGGTATGCAAATGGCTCCCAGGTGTGCAGCGGGCGTGGCCCAGGTATGCAAATAACTCCCAGGTGTGCAGTGGGCGTGGCCCAG GTATGCAAATAACTCCCAGGTGTGCAGTGGGCGTGGCCCAGGTATGCAAATTGCTCCCAGGTGTGCAATGGGCGTGGCCCAGGTGTGTGGATTATTCCCATGTGTGCAATGGGCGTGGCCCAGGTATGCAAATTGCTCCCAGGTGTGCTGTGGGTGTGGCCCAGGTATGCAAATGGCTCCCAGGTGTGCAGCGGGCGTGGCCCAGGTATGCAAATAACTCCCAGGTGTGCAGTGGGCGTGGCCCAGGTATGCAAATTGCTCCCAGGTGTGCAATGGGCGTGGCCCAG GTATGCAAATTGCTCCCAGGTGTGCTGTGGGTGTGGCCCGTCTGTGGATTATTCCCAGGTGTGCAATGGGCGTGGCCCAGGTATACAAATTGCTCCCAGGTGTGCAGCGGGCGTGGCCCAG GTGTGCAGCGGGCGTGGCCCAGGTGTGCCTGTAGCCCCTCCcactccccccctccccccccccgaGCAATAAAcgcacctggacacacctgccGGAGTCACCTGTGCCTTTATTtggggggaggggatggggggggaggggaatcGGGTCCAGGTGAGCGGGGAGGGGCCCAGGTGGGCCCCAGGTGTCcatggggggggtcccaggtgggtctCAGGTATCCAGGTGGGTCTCAG GTGGGTCTCAGGTATCCAGGTGGGTCCCAG GTGGGTCCCAGGTGGGTCCCAGGTGGGTTCCAGGTGGGTCCCAGGTATCCAGGTGGGTCCCAGGTGGGTTCCAGGTGGgttccaggtgtcccaggtgggttCCAGGTGGGTCTCAGGTGGGTCTCAGGTGGGTTCCAGGTATCCAGGTGGGTTCCAG GTGGGTCTCAGGTGGGTTCCAGGTGGGttccaggtgtgtctcaggtggGTCCCAGGTATCCAGGTGGGTCCCAG gtgggtCTCAGGTGTTCAGGGAGGGTCCCAGGtggtcccaggt ggtcccaggtgtgtccaggtgggtCTCAGGTGTTCAGGGAGGGTCCCAGGTG
- the LOC132341376 gene encoding uncharacterized protein LOC132341376 isoform X2, which translates to MQITPRCAVGVAQVCKWLPGMQWVWPRYANNSQVCNGCGRGMQITPRCAVGVAQVCKWLPGVQRAWPRYANNSQVCSGRGPGMQITPRCAVGVAQVCKLLPGVQWAWPRCVDYSHVCNGRGPGMQIAPRCAVGVAQVCKWLPGVQRAWPRYANNSQVCSGRGPGMQIAPRCAMGVAQVCKLLPGVLWVWPVCGLFPGVQWAWPRYTNCSQVCSGRGPGVQRAWPRCACSPSHSPPPPPRAINAPGHTCRSHLCLYLGGGDGGGGESGPGERGGAQVGPRCPWGGSQVGLRYPGGSQVGLRYPGGSQVGPGGFQVGSRWVPGGSQVGSRWVPGIQVGPRWVPGGFQVSQVGSRWVSGGSQVGSRYPGGFQVGLRWVPGGFQVCLRWVPGIQVGPRCVGRVSGGSQVGLRCSGRVPGGPRCVQVDPRCVGRVPGVSRWVPGGSQVFREGPRCPRKVPGEFQVPRESPRRVPGVPRCGQVCPGVPRCSPQ; encoded by the exons ATGCAAATAACTCCCAGGTGTGCAGTGGGTGTGGCCCAG GTATGCAAATGGCTCCCAGGTATGCAGTGGGTGTGGCCCAGGTATGCAAATAACTCCCAGGTGTGCAATGGGTGTGGCCGAGGTATGCAAATAACTCCCAGGTGTGCAGTGGGCGTGGCCCAGGTATGCAAATGGCTCCCAGGTGTGCAGCGGGCGTGGCCCAGGTATGCAAATAACTCCCAGGTGTGCAGTGGGCGTGGCCCAG GTATGCAAATAACTCCCAGGTGTGCAGTGGGCGTGGCCCAGGTATGCAAATTGCTCCCAGGTGTGCAATGGGCGTGGCCCAGGTGTGTGGATTATTCCCATGTGTGCAATGGGCGTGGCCCAGGTATGCAAATTGCTCCCAGGTGTGCTGTGGGTGTGGCCCAGGTATGCAAATGGCTCCCAGGTGTGCAGCGGGCGTGGCCCAGGTATGCAAATAACTCCCAGGTGTGCAGTGGGCGTGGCCCAGGTATGCAAATTGCTCCCAGGTGTGCAATGGGCGTGGCCCAG GTATGCAAATTGCTCCCAGGTGTGCTGTGGGTGTGGCCCGTCTGTGGATTATTCCCAGGTGTGCAATGGGCGTGGCCCAGGTATACAAATTGCTCCCAGGTGTGCAGCGGGCGTGGCCCAG GTGTGCAGCGGGCGTGGCCCAGGTGTGCCTGTAGCCCCTCCcactccccccctccccccccccgaGCAATAAAcgcacctggacacacctgccGGAGTCACCTGTGCCTTTATTtggggggaggggatggggggggaggggaatcGGGTCCAGGTGAGCGGGGAGGGGCCCAGGTGGGCCCCAGGTGTCcatggggggggtcccaggtgggtctCAGGTATCCAGGTGGGTCTCAG GTGGGTCTCAGGTATCCAGGTGGGTCCCAGGTGGGTCCAGGTGGGTTCCAGGTGGGTTCTAGGTGGGTCCCAGGTGGGTCCCAGGTGGGTTCCAGGTGGGTCCCAGGTATCCAGGTGGGTCCCAGGTGGGTTCCAGGTGGgttccaggtgtcccaggtgggttCCAGGTGGGTCTCAGGTGGGTCTCAGGTGGGTTCCAGGTATCCAGGTGGGTTCCAG GTGGGTCTCAGGTGGGTTCCAGGTGGGttccaggtgtgtctcaggtggGTCCCAGGTATCCAGGTGGGTCCCAGGTGTGTGGGGAGGGTCTCAGGTGGGTCTCAG gtgggtCTCAGGTGTTCAGGGAGGGTCCCAGGtggtcccaggtgtgtccaggtggatCCCAGGTGTGTGGGGAgggtcccaggtgtgtccaggtgggtCCCAG gtgggtCTCAGGTGTTCAGGGAGGGTCCCAGGTG
- the LOC132341376 gene encoding uncharacterized protein LOC132341376 isoform X3, protein MQITPRCAVGVAQVCKWLPGMQWVWPRYANNSQVCNGCGRGMQITPRCAVGVAQVCKWLPGVQRAWPRYANNSQVCSGRGPGMQITPRCAVGVAQVCKLLPGVQWAWPRCVDYSHVCNGRGPGMQIAPRCAVGVAQVCKWLPGVQRAWPRYANNSQVCSGRGPGMQIAPRCAMGVAQVCKLLPGVLWVWPVCGLFPGVQWAWPRYTNCSQVCSGRGPGVQRAWPRCACSPSHSPPPPPRAINAPGHTCRSHLCLYLGGGDGGGGESGPGERGGAQVGPRCPWGGSQVGLRYPGGSQVGLRYPGGSQVGPRWVPGGFQVGPRYPGGSQVGSRWVPGVPGGFQVGLRWVSGGFQVSRWVPGGSQVGSRWVPGVSQVGPRYPGGSQVCGEGLRWVSGVQGGSQVVPGVSRWVSGVQGGSQVVPGVSRWIPGGSQVFREGPRCPRKVPGEFQVPRESPRRVPGVPRCGQVCPGVPRCSPQ, encoded by the exons ATGCAAATAACTCCCAGGTGTGCAGTGGGTGTGGCCCAG GTATGCAAATGGCTCCCAGGTATGCAGTGGGTGTGGCCCAGGTATGCAAATAACTCCCAGGTGTGCAATGGGTGTGGCCGAGGTATGCAAATAACTCCCAGGTGTGCAGTGGGCGTGGCCCAGGTATGCAAATGGCTCCCAGGTGTGCAGCGGGCGTGGCCCAGGTATGCAAATAACTCCCAGGTGTGCAGTGGGCGTGGCCCAG GTATGCAAATAACTCCCAGGTGTGCAGTGGGCGTGGCCCAGGTATGCAAATTGCTCCCAGGTGTGCAATGGGCGTGGCCCAGGTGTGTGGATTATTCCCATGTGTGCAATGGGCGTGGCCCAGGTATGCAAATTGCTCCCAGGTGTGCTGTGGGTGTGGCCCAGGTATGCAAATGGCTCCCAGGTGTGCAGCGGGCGTGGCCCAGGTATGCAAATAACTCCCAGGTGTGCAGTGGGCGTGGCCCAGGTATGCAAATTGCTCCCAGGTGTGCAATGGGCGTGGCCCAG GTATGCAAATTGCTCCCAGGTGTGCTGTGGGTGTGGCCCGTCTGTGGATTATTCCCAGGTGTGCAATGGGCGTGGCCCAGGTATACAAATTGCTCCCAGGTGTGCAGCGGGCGTGGCCCAG GTGTGCAGCGGGCGTGGCCCAGGTGTGCCTGTAGCCCCTCCcactccccccctccccccccccgaGCAATAAAcgcacctggacacacctgccGGAGTCACCTGTGCCTTTATTtggggggaggggatggggggggaggggaatcGGGTCCAGGTGAGCGGGGAGGGGCCCAGGTGGGCCCCAGGTGTCcatggggggggtcccaggtgggtctCAGGTATCCAGGTGGGTCTCAG GTGGGTCTCAGGTATCCAGGTGGGTCCCAG GTGGGTCCCAGGTGGGTCCCAGGTGGGTTCCAGGTGGGTCCCAGGTATCCAGGTGGGTCCCAGGTGGGTTCCAGGTGGgttccaggtgtcccaggtgggttCCAGGTGGGTCTCAGGTGGGTCTCAGGTGGGTTCCAGGTATCCAGGTGGGTTCCAG GTGGGTCTCAGGTGGGTTCCAGGTGGGttccaggtgtgtctcaggtggGTCCCAGGTATCCAGGTGGGTCCCAGGTGTGTGGGGAGGGTCTCAGGTGGGTCTCAGGTGTTCAGGGAGGGTCCCAGGtggtcccaggtgtgtccaggtgggtCTCAGGTGTTCAGGGAGGGTCCCAGGtggtcccaggtgtgtccaggtggatCCCAG gtgggtCTCAGGTGTTCAGGGAGGGTCCCAGGTG
- the LOC132341376 gene encoding uncharacterized protein LOC132341376 isoform X6: MQITPRCAVGVAQVCKWLPGMQWVWPRYANNSQVCNGCGRGMQITPRCAVGVAQVCKWLPGVQRAWPRYANNSQVCSGRGPGMQITPRCAVGVAQVCKLLPGVQWAWPRCVDYSHVCNGRGPGMQIAPRCAVGVAQVCKWLPGVQRAWPRYANNSQVCSGRGPGMQIAPRCAMGVAQVCKLLPGVLWVWPVCGLFPGVQWAWPRYTNCSQVCSGRGPGVQRAWPRCACSPSHSPPPPPRAINAPGHTCRSHLCLYLGGGDGGGGESGPGERGGAQVGPRCPWGGSQVGLRYPGGSQVGLRYPGGSQVGPRWVPGGFQVGPRYPGGSQVGSRWVPGVPGGFQVGLRWVSGGFQVSRWVPGGSQVGSRWVPGVSQVGPRYPGGSQVGLRCSGRVPGGPRCVQVDPRCVGRVPGVSRWVPGGSQVFREGPRCPRKVPGEFQVPRESPRRVPGVPRCGQVCPGVPRCSPQ; this comes from the exons ATGCAAATAACTCCCAGGTGTGCAGTGGGTGTGGCCCAG GTATGCAAATGGCTCCCAGGTATGCAGTGGGTGTGGCCCAGGTATGCAAATAACTCCCAGGTGTGCAATGGGTGTGGCCGAGGTATGCAAATAACTCCCAGGTGTGCAGTGGGCGTGGCCCAGGTATGCAAATGGCTCCCAGGTGTGCAGCGGGCGTGGCCCAGGTATGCAAATAACTCCCAGGTGTGCAGTGGGCGTGGCCCAG GTATGCAAATAACTCCCAGGTGTGCAGTGGGCGTGGCCCAGGTATGCAAATTGCTCCCAGGTGTGCAATGGGCGTGGCCCAGGTGTGTGGATTATTCCCATGTGTGCAATGGGCGTGGCCCAGGTATGCAAATTGCTCCCAGGTGTGCTGTGGGTGTGGCCCAGGTATGCAAATGGCTCCCAGGTGTGCAGCGGGCGTGGCCCAGGTATGCAAATAACTCCCAGGTGTGCAGTGGGCGTGGCCCAGGTATGCAAATTGCTCCCAGGTGTGCAATGGGCGTGGCCCAG GTATGCAAATTGCTCCCAGGTGTGCTGTGGGTGTGGCCCGTCTGTGGATTATTCCCAGGTGTGCAATGGGCGTGGCCCAGGTATACAAATTGCTCCCAGGTGTGCAGCGGGCGTGGCCCAG GTGTGCAGCGGGCGTGGCCCAGGTGTGCCTGTAGCCCCTCCcactccccccctccccccccccgaGCAATAAAcgcacctggacacacctgccGGAGTCACCTGTGCCTTTATTtggggggaggggatggggggggaggggaatcGGGTCCAGGTGAGCGGGGAGGGGCCCAGGTGGGCCCCAGGTGTCcatggggggggtcccaggtgggtctCAGGTATCCAGGTGGGTCTCAG GTGGGTCTCAGGTATCCAGGTGGGTCCCAG GTGGGTCCCAGGTGGGTCCCAGGTGGGTTCCAGGTGGGTCCCAGGTATCCAGGTGGGTCCCAGGTGGGTTCCAGGTGGgttccaggtgtcccaggtgggttCCAGGTGGGTCTCAGGTGGGTCTCAGGTGGGTTCCAGGTATCCAGGTGGGTTCCAG GTGGGTCTCAGGTGGGTTCCAGGTGGGttccaggtgtgtctcaggtggGTCCCAGGTATCCAGGTGGGTCCCAG gtgggtCTCAGGTGTTCAGGGAGGGTCCCAGGtggtcccaggtgtgtccaggtggatCCCAGGTGTGTGGGGAgggtcccaggtgtgtccaggtgggtCCCAG gtgggtCTCAGGTGTTCAGGGAGGGTCCCAGGTG